The following is a genomic window from Engraulis encrasicolus isolate BLACKSEA-1 chromosome 13, IST_EnEncr_1.0, whole genome shotgun sequence.
CTAAGACGGCACATTACACTGGagacgacccaggttcgattccgacctggcgtcctttgccgatccttcccccctctctctctcaccattcatTTCCGGTCTCTCTCAACTGTACTGTCTGATCAATAAAAGTGAAAAAGCATAAAAACAACCATaaaccattttagcctaagctctttttggggaaaggtgccctctgcctattaaaacctatgTAAATATTTcagtctccgaagcacataaaaacatgaaataagtcattgaaaagctaggaccctcattttgcattagaatgtgttgattcagctctaacatacccactttttaaataaaaaaccccagatctcaagaacctgatgcagtgtatatgtcgctccaggctacaatgggttaaaaaaaacaacaactataaACTATGAATGCActacattttgaaatgtgtgaactgaactttgaactagttcctgtAGAAAATGTACTCACAGTATTGCAcaatctcctgcatcttctcccagactttgaatttcaggttgcccaggtgcgttgccacattgatcagagctcctgaaagcttcTCTGGATCTTTCAGTgagcactgggctctggaataatATTCACCAGTTAGTATTGCTCTGTGTCTGGGTTCAGAAACACAGACAAGGGAGAAACAGAaggcacatcactcacctttcCACTGTACTCCTGTAGTTCTGAGTAGACAATGAGAAAAACAAATAGAATTTTACTGAACCCAACTGTCATGaactgatgcacacacatgcaaacgacaacaacaacaacaacaacaacatccatATTCAAAAtttaaaaagcaaacagaagcatTTTTATCAATTTCAACACAATTCAGAAAATGTCAATGTCAGAAAATTGGAAAATTACGTCGTAGTGGGCACTGAACTTGACCTGATCAAAGCATTCCAGTGATAGGCCTACCATTTTGTTGGTGGTGGTATAGGGTTTGATATGTTGACCTGGACATTGCTGAGAAGAAGCCTTATAGAGTGGTTTGTATGTGACTCTAATTAAGACCCGCCAATCGGCCAAATGGCGATGAAGATtccgtttggctggtagaaaagaaaacttacttggCATTTTCACTGGTGACAAGTGCATGTTTGGCTCATGAGATTACTAACTAGTTCGGCCTACTAGTCTTAATTTATAGCCCCGAGTATACTGTGTACTTTGTGAGTGTAGCATAATGCGTCTCTGCGCAGTCTGCATAGTCTGCTGTTGTGCTTCTGTCCCATGTTACCCAATGGCCACCAATTGGCAATACCGACAGTCCCTTAAAAGTAGACTACCAACATTTTTGGGGTGGCAGATTATTTTATTGTTTGTGGCAGTTTTGCCAGTAGAGTCCCAGTTGTTGCTGCTGGGGACTCCAGTTAAGTAGCCTACACAGGTCTGCGCTTGACAGAAAAGTGCCTTTTGTGCTTAGTACAGTGGCGCGCTTTCTGGAGCTCGACAGCTTGGCTGGTTAAACTTGCCACTTAATTGAGTGGTTTGAGTGAAGTCCATGTTGCTGCTAGACATAGGACGGGGGCCGCTCTGTCCTCCCTGTTGGTGTTTTAGTCTCTCATCGCTGTGGTAGCGATTATATGTTGTTGCCTTGTATAGGTCAACTCAGTCCTCCAATTTGTCGAATGTTTGACCAATGCTCTTTAATGTTGGGGTATTTCAAAGGACATTTCAAAGAGAATTTGTATTAATACAAAGACTCCACTGTACCCAATATATCCTCTGTTGTCCAAAGGAatctgtgtgcctgtatgcattAGTTGAACTCTCTAGCGGGGATAACTATCCCCCTCTAGTGGCATAGTCGGTACTACAAGACCAAAATTGAGTCTTTCTTGTTATGGTAAACTTCTACCCTGCTACTAGCCTGattaaccagcctaaatgtgagattggatgtgtaatttagtctggccccgatgaatagtacaaccgaagattgttgatgagaacaacccattgtctttcaaaccgtgtctgtgcctataggccggcgctctgaccaagcagcgctatctttctcgttgatgtgctttcccaacgttgcgagcttcgtcgtcactccctcaaaaccccgcccgctttgattcgaaacaaatctctgcgttgtgattggtttgccagattcttggcaagcctggcagaccactaaaACAATGCAAGGCCAGACCACTCACAGCCAAAAAAAATGTCGTCCAGCGGGTgacgctggtttactaggctactctGCTACATGAGTTTGGACAAGTAGAAAAGTAATTTCATCTGCATTCATCTCATCTCTGATGGCTTTGATTCTGTAAGACGTGATCTTATCCACCTGTTTCTTCAGCAGTTGACTATTGAGCTTCTCGTTTTGTCTATCACATATCTATCCGGCCTCCCTTTCTGGATCTTTTGACTGTGGGCTAAGCACAACCACACAAGACATGATATTGcttataaagggggcaccagtgaggtatgAGCTTAATACTGTCCTGGCCGGCAACCCAGGTTCGGATTCCGACcccggggtcctttgccgacccttcccctctctctctctcttccactcatttcctgtcacactctctcactgtcttgtcctatataaaggcaaaaagccaaaAAAACTGACTGTAAACAATTAAATGGTGGATATCTTGTGATTTTGTACCTGTAGAAATGTAATGTCATCTGCAGCCATCTCCTCTCTGATGGCTTTGATTGATTCCGGAAGAGATGTAATCTTATCCACCTGTTTCTTCATCAGTTGGCTCTTGAGTTTCTCGTCCTCCTTCAAGGCAGCGATTCTCGCCTTCTCCTCATCTCGTAGATACTGGTGAAGATCGGAGAAGATCTTCTTGAtgtgtttctctgtttgtttcGACTGAGTctgagggtgggagagagagagagagagagagagagagagagagagagagagagagagagagagagagagagagagagagagagagagagagagagagagagagagagagagagagagagagagagagagaggagagagatgtcaGTCCTGATTTTACTGTTCCCACTGTCTCTGATATTTATGTATCTCAGTGAGGCACTGAATCAAAGACTTATGGTTGTTCAAGGAGGttgcacaggaaaaaaaatagtCCTTGATTGGAACCTACCGTTACAGTATATGTTATGTTCAAGTCTGAGAAGAAACATTGTGTACCCCATAATCCATGATTATATTATGGTATCTTCCTACCTCACATTAGTGTGCATGATTATATCATGGCATCTTCCTACCTCACCTTTATGTGCATGATGGTTCTATGGCAGTCATCTCTGGCCTTCTCATAGTCCTTCATCTTCTTCTGAAGTTTGACCATCAGCTCCTCCTGCAACCAATGGATTACATGAAAATATCATATAATGTATAATATACAgtagatgggttttttttgtttatcaacacagtgttgtcaggaggggcaagatactggcagccaaccatgtgagctatcaatccaacaatcagaggttgagttgtgtgcaggtagtttcgcgcagtcaggttaaaactaaaatttagaacccatgtatattgtgtgtgtgggtgtgactaATCAGTAGGGCCATGGGTGTGGTCTAACTAGTTAAGTAGTCAGGACCGCTTAGTTCAAGTACTGGTAAATAATCATCCTTTTACTGTATGGACACTACAAAATggcatgaaaatgaaaatgtgacctTAAGTTCattattagggcagtcatggataagcgggtAGAGTGTCGGACTTGTGACCctaaggttgccagttcgactcccgacccgccaggttggtgggttcagtaatcaaccagtgctatcgcccatcctcctccatgactgaggtaccctgagcatggtaccgtcccgccgcactgctcccttggggcaccactgggggctgcccctttgcacggacaaggcataaatgcaattttgttgtgtgcagtgaacacttgtgtgctgtgctgtggagtgctgtgtcacaatgacgatgggagttggagtttcccagttgcgcTTTCACATTATACAGCATAACTTGACATGATTAAGGCATTGCATTTGTAACCTACCTTGAAATCAGTCACAGCCTTGCTGATGGAGCTGCACTTGTGACCTTTGTGTGCTTTTGAGTCTTCACACAACTGGCACAAGAGCTCTTGGTCGTTATGACAGAAGAGCTTGAGGTGCTTCTTGTGCTCTTTACACCGCCCATGCCCATGCGCGTTGCCCTTCTCCTTCAGGTAGAGCTCGCACAGGTTTTTCAGAGCGTAGCTTGAGGTAGGTGCTTCACTGGACTTGTTCTTGCAGACGGGACACTGCATGGAGCCTTTGCTCTCCCAGTAATGCTGGACACAGATGTTACACACGCTGTGGCTGCAGGACAGCACCACGGGGTCCTTGAAGATGTCGCTGCATACAGGACAGGTGAGGTCTTTTTCTAGAGATGAAGCCATtctgatacacacgcacacacacaggcgcacgcacgcacgcacgcacgcacgcacgcacgcacacacacacacaaagtcatgacGTTCACACATTAACAAACAGTtgctctcaaacacaaacacaaacacatatactgaATGCCAGTATTTTTCGTACATCAAAATCAACTTTGCTGCTGTATCAGATGTGAACTCTCCACTTCAGCTGTTAATCAGCTTACAAAAACAGGTCAGCCAAGTACATGTTTGTAGCTGGGGAAATCTCCCTGGGTAGATATTTCGATATTGTTACtgtgcattcatttttttttctcaataattatCTGTCCTCAATCAAAACACTGCAATGTCTGTAAGATCCAGGTTTGTACGTACCAGAGAAACTGTTGAGTTTGGCTGGGATCTGGTCTCTTTTCCTCAGCTTGCTGAGAGTTTGACTGTAGTGTTGAAACAGATCAGGTATCTTGTCCACAGCTTGCTGAGAATTTGACTGTACCACACAGATTATTATTTCTCCTCAGCTTGTTTTTGTGTCGagcaatacattacaatacaatagcaGCATCTAACAGATTGGGGTGCCTGTCCTTCAGCTCGGTCAATGCAGGAAGTGGGAGGTTGGGGGGCGGGGTTAGGAGGATTTTAGTGGGAGAACAAAAGCTGATTTGCATATCCCTATAATGTTCATCTCTAATAAATCAGagttatgagtaggcctacataccagAATAGCTGATTGAGTTGAGCTGTGGCTTCGAACAGAGTGAGTCTGCTCCTCCACTTGTCGTTGAGTTGGACAAAAGTGTTGGGGAGCAACCAAATGCTCTTCGGTTAGCTGTTGCATGTGGCTGCAACTTCGAACACTGTGAACTTCTTACAGTAGTATTGGACTCTCTGCTCTTTGGCTAACAAACAGTTGCTGACCATGAAAGGTCGTGGGAGGGGTAAAGGAATTTAGTGAAAATAGAGGCTTATTTATTAGGATTAATAACATTCTTTCACCTGATTAGAACTACTCCAGTGTACGGTACATGTAAAGCTAATCTGATGAAAGTTCAAGTAAAAAGGGGAATTTGTTAGCCTATGTGAATTTGAGGAGCTGTTCTGTAGGTGACTAGTGGATGCAGATGGGATTGCCTACATGTTTGTAAATTCCCATGACACTGCCAAAaatctaaaataggcctaacagaTTACAACTGGCTACTACCTGTACAATTTTGGCACCAAGCATATTAGTGGATCTGCATGAAGGGCTAATGGCTTGTCAAGTAATTTGGGCCCTCATACCCTCTAGCAGCAGTGAGAACTGTTCCATCCCTACAtcactcttttattctctctctctctctcgctctcgctctctctctctctctctctctctctctctctctctctgtatttgtatCCCTGTGTATGCGTGACAGAGGTTTAAGACAAATAAAATGTTAATGAGAGAGCAATGTAAATAGAAATACTGGTACTCTGTCATATCTTTTGCATGCTGTTTCTCTTCTGCCTCTGCTGGCTCTAGTACTTTGCACAGCACCAATGAGAACTCTATATCTTACTGTACTCAACAGTGTAGACTCTATAGCCCTTTTCCGACtggactagtttaatgggaggacctggggtaaagtGCGCAATATtatgctcaaaaatcaataataatattGTGGAGCTGGCACGCGCATGACGATGTGCCAAcatcgattgactggggatgaacGATAAACAACTGTTCACGGCGGCTAAAGAAGACACGTGGTGCGTCTTAAGTTCAATtctacactttggaaattagtacactgcactaCGGTTCGACGAGACCAGCATCCTGTCGCAATAAAATAACGATGCATGCACTTTTTGggctatgttatggagctatagtGCCATACCGGCTGAGTGATCTACACTAGTAGCGCACTGATACCGTGCATTTAGACAGTAaatacatcgagtaaaccaacgaaaacacttctgagactcattcttgtgcgtgattgtagtctcaaacacttcagctacggttgtgcaaggtgtttcaaatcaagtcagtttgtgagtgcgatgagcactccgagaaaccatccgcagtcaatcgagccccacgttgatctcgcacagCGTGATGAGCAACCCCTACTACTTTCTGatcgtttactgagatatttcaatccagtccgaatcggccatttctattaccgacgtcctgagataaaaaaaTCACATTCCCCCACGTCCAtacattaaactagtcccgtcggaatagggcttatGTCTACTATGATTTACGAGTTACACCCTGTGTCAATGATCATTGGATGACATGATGGACACAAGCGTTGTCTGAACATGAGTGATTCATATTGTAAAAAATAATTtgtataataatatttttttaatttgtaaAAAACATTATTAAGCTGACCCAATTTAAGTGTAAATTTAGGTAAGGTTAAATGAAGTAAAGTGAGTAGACCGCATTGACTTATGGAGAAAGTTATACTGAGTTTAAGTCACGTCATCGCATGGTGGTGACAGtactcaaataggcctacatcttccATACAGAACGTGAATGTGGGTAGTGCTGGATGTAATTCTGGATCAAGGGGGAAAACATCAAACAAAATAGAAATATATAATATGAGCGTAGTTTTATTCatagatttttgttttcattcagAAACAAGTCTTCATTACATTGGTATTAATAAGTAAAGTGCACATTTACAAAATAAGTTATACCATTTTTTACAGTATTGGAGCATGTCATTTCATAAAAGGATTAATGTGTTTGAATGTGGAGCAGTATTGTAAACAACAGGCATTCTTAACCATAGACCATTGCGCTACCATATCATTGTTAATACATTTTTTTATGTGTTAAGTGCTTGCAGTTACTTGCCCGAACGAATGgtgtttcatgaatatcaccaTCATCAAACCCAATATCTTCAGGAGTACTACAAATGACGCAAAATTAGCATGGGTGAGTAGCAAACAGCATTTTACATTACAAATTAGGGCCAGGTTGCCAAAAAATGTTCCTTTAATCCAGGGGTTGGgaatctttttcattcgaggggctacATCAAATTCCACCAAAGGTGGAAAAACGAAAAAGTGCTACTCTTTCAGTGTTGTTTTCTTATTAAGGGGGACATTTGGTAtacaatgtaggctactgtagttagGTATTTAGCGCCGAGTTGTAGCCACTTCAATGGGTGATGACGGAGACAAGAGGGGTCTTCTCTTTCCATTATTTCCTACCCTTTCACAGGCTACTACTGGGCAATAAGGTGTCCCCCAGAAAACTAAACTTATTACACACTTCCCTGACAACATAGGCTACGTTCTCCTCACCCCTGATTAAAAACAACCCTTATCAATACCTGTCCTATTTAATGCCATCCCAAAACAAATTGACACACTCACAGAATTCTACAAGAcacaagagggagagggaagcatccatgcacagacacaaacacacattcacacacaaccataccaGGACAGAGAGGGACTCATATGAGGAATCAAACAGCTCAGTAAGGGAGGACTTGGCGCTTTAATCCCCGCCACTAGGTGGAGCCCGGCCACAGCAAGGCACAGCAAGTGAACCACAGTGGAAGACAGAGAGTGCGTTTTaacatgcaaccttgcctcctccacttgcgcttgtctcctcgtcccgcctcctggcccctcctccgtggagaaaacgatatagtttcccagctgtcagcctatccacaacaacttttgagggactgtttttcattcaccatcccaattgcaaatgagaaaaagactctataattgatcttttgcaagatattgaaatataatgctgttgtcagtgatgtcatcatgacgagaagcaagtggaggaggcaaggtcgcatattgcaacgcactcacaaTGTaagatgtagtaggcctatacacgTCCTGTTAGGGCTCTCATACATccgtttcattttgtttcataaaAGTAAAATGATTGAACTATGCCTTTTCATTTATGACACAATATAGCCTATTGGCACAACATATAGACTCCATAATGAAGAACACCATTTCTTCAAATAAAAGCCGGGGAGTCTTTTAATTATAAAAATTGCTTTTGTttattgaaaaaatgtttttgtcaattTTTACTAAAAGAGACAGGCTACTAATCTGCCCTACATCAAAAAAGATGGTAACTGCATTGTTGCTGaaaatttgttattattattttaatgacATGTATATCGAAATATTTAGTTcaataaaataaatgatttagatgcagtgtttattcagcacaagccgtctggctctgccacccagtcgctctaggtactcccagtcaagattgttctccgttgtggtacccaagtggtggaacggtctcccagaggcagcaagactaagcacatctcttgcagccttcaagaaacaactaaagaccttcctctttcgagagaatctactagactaatgcttgagctggccttgccccagggcagactcttgacatgatgtttagtttagtttggtttgtgtgtgtttgtgtgtactcgttatttactctttatatatatataatttttttttaaaactaacccctctttgcaactgcacttgttgttctgtatatctcctgtgcactttgtatttgcttgtgatgttggcttgattatgtcctcttttgaaagtcgctttggttataaagcgtctgccaaatgcaatgtaatgtaatgtaatgtaaatgattTAGAAACAAGGTGGCAATACAGAGTAACAAAACAGCCATATATCAATAATACCTACATACATTTTGACTGGACAACAgaatatttttaaattattttttcagAGTTTGAAGCTATGGACAAATACTACTGTTTGCTTTGTATGGCAGTGTTAGGTGCCAGGCTATGAATCGAGGAATTACGATATTATCCACAAAAATAATGCAAACCAGCAGTCACTCGAACATGTATGGTAACGCACTAAAGAAACATTTACTCTAACACCTCAATCATAACACTTCGTAACGTTTCATAATGCTTAATGATGCTTAATTACTCTGGACATTCATAATTACACTGGTCACAGACGTTGATGCCAATCTCTTACGTCACATTACAATTAGTGGACACTTATATCCAAagcaagggtattggttacagtccgtagagcaatgtggggttaggtgccttgctcaacgtcacttcagccatggatggaggagtatggaagggtggaattcaaacctgcaaccctctgtactaaagcccatctccttaaccattaggccattgcTGCCCATATCTAACTGTACTGCACTATTCTATATACATGTGTTGCCGTGTTTACTCAATACTTATAGAGTGAAATGTAGCACTCCTAGTGTTACCCCTACTCTGTGATGGTTAAAGGAACACTGCATGGCTTACTGTGTAAGTGAGGCCTTCACTGGCAGCACCTTCAAAGGACAGAGCTCAGAGCCAATGGCAAAGTAGGGAAATACTCGCTCAGTGAACGCATGTTTgatagtgtgtaggtgtgtgtttctatcagggtcagagaatgacagctttcctctgtcccagtccagctgcactctggaGTTTCTGCTTCACTCTAACAAGAGTGAAAGGCAGTGGTGTGGTAAAAGCTGAACATTTTCCAGGCTCATAACAGAAAAACCACAGTCCACTCCTGGAGGTGGGgtctcccttcctctggagagactcgGTCATCACACCCACGTTCCACCGTGTGTTCTCCCCGACATCTACGTCCCAGctgtgtgtccctgagttaaagccctcagagcccagcacACTGGCAATATAACTAAATCTCTCTGGGTTATCAGGAAGCTGATGTCTCTCCACACCACATATCACACTGGTCAGGTCCTCAGACAGGAGGAGCAGGGGctgtgcagtgttgggatccagagtgacaggagctgcagagaggacgACACTCACCTGGATTATTGTCACACTCCACAGCACTAATggctgccatgcacacacacacacacatgcacacacacacacgtcatgagcAAGCTCCCATTGGAATACAGAGAAGTCTGGGACGGAATGTTGATTTCCCTGGATAGAATGTGCACGCTGCCCCCTTCCCCGTCCCAGCGGGAAATGATGTTCCCCTTCACGCATCCACCACTAGCAGATCTTACACACTGAATATCACATGAAATGCTCACTATTGTAAAGCCAAGAGTAATGTggggggcagggttgccagatgagactgatgatttccagccaaaaaatattcaaaagcacaaaattgtgtgtgtgcgtgtgtgtgtgtgtgtgtgtgtgtgtgtgtgtgtgtgtgtgtgtgtgtgtgtgtgtgtgtgtgtgtgtgtgtgtgtgtgtgtgtgtgtgtgtgtgtgtgtgtgtgtgtgtgtgtgtgtgtgtgtgtaggcctactcactgtaatgaacaatctcctgcatcttctcccagactctgaacttcaggttgcccaggtgctttgccacattgatcagagctccttctgaaagcctctctggatcctgcagtgtgcactgggctctggaataacaattaggagtcagtgctgctgtgggtttggTTCAGAACcacaaacaagagagagagacaggaggcacatcactcTTGCACACGAAAGATAGAAAGGAAGCACACTCACCTTTTCAATGTTTTCTTATAGCCCTAAATATGAAAGAAAATCTGAATCTGAAATCTGACACATATCCACAcatacaccaccccccacccccatacaaaAGATGTTGCCATTATTTTTAGATGACAAAACATATTACCAAATACTCAGATTTACTTTAGATTCACTTTACCTGAaggaatgtgacatcatcagcttccatctcctcctctatgggtcggattgtgtctgaaagagatgagatctctctgctcatcttctcaatcttctccctcatcatctgactcttctgctcctcttcctccctcaatgcagctatcctggctgcctcttcatctcgtagaaactggtgaagcttctcaaactcctgcttGATCTGCTTCTCTGTTCTATCGCCCTGTGTCTGAAAACAGGGTGCAAAATAGAAGACCATTTTTTATTATACATTAAATTATGATTTGTAGTAACTACAAAATTATGTAATGCTAATGGTCATCACTAATATGTTTGtgccttttacattacattatattatacttTGCAAgcactttaatccaaagcgactcacagttatttacagtgtattggttacagtccctggagccgtgTGGGtataagtgtcttgctcaagtgcACGTCAGTCATGGGTGGGGGTGTAGTGATAGGTAAGAGAGGGATTcggaccctctgatcttaagaccacctccctaaccattaggacaAGGCTGCCACCATGTCTTACCATAATGTGAGCAGCTGTTTGGTCACAGATGAGTTTCACTTCTTCAAACATCTTCAGCTTCTTCCTCAGGGGGTCCAGTACGATCTTGAATTTCTCCTGAAATACAAAGTGATTACGTATATGGGTCAataacgatttttttttttctcaggcaCCAGGTGGTACGAAATCTAATGCCCAAATAATTGGTGATGAATGTACTGCAATGGATATGCTTTttagataatccagtaaaaacaGCAACAATAAAATATCCATATAATCATGGTGTTAACTGTGTGCTACTCCTAACATGTCATtgacacaggcacgtgcacagcatagttgcccacggtgcccgagcaaatgcccttttgcccacattggctgatattgcccttccaagggaggggaaaataatatggcaattataatttcatatttcaatatcatttgatttctttaaaattcataattttgattgaagttttgtacaataaagacttaagtcagtcatacaaattcatcagacccgtcgagaatgggcacgagcgatgtgaggtaggcctacgcaacaactccggtgggaagggagaaggcacgcgacaggcgcttgagcgcctataagagacactaaatattttgaagatgcctgggagtcggctagagccctacacacagtctacatattacgatacaaaatatgctcacaatcaacctctctaatacaatgttgagttaagaacttttagttatcataaatctgacagccagccagcgccacgtttaggtagtaaaaaaaaccgacagccagctgtagatatgcctcggaaaaataggctaagattccatgtttcaactgatttgctttgcaattcgtatttttgattgaagctaa
Proteins encoded in this region:
- the LOC134460528 gene encoding E3 ubiquitin-protein ligase TRIM35-like translates to MASSKDLTCAVCCDVYKDPVMLTCSHSACKACLQQLWEKKGSRECPVCRKKVSIEPPPNLTLKNVYETRIQEKDQRASTRTEVLCSLHSEKINLFCLEDKQPVCLVCRDSKTHRGHTFSPINEVAADMKEKFKIVLDPLRKKLKMFEEVKLICDQTAAHIMTQGDRTEKQIKQEFEKLHQFLRDEEAARIAALREEEEQKSQMMREKIEKMSREISSLSDTIRPIEEEMEADDVTFLQGYKKTLKRAQCTLQDPERLSEGALINVAKHLGNLKFRVWEKMQEIVHYTPVTLDPNTAQPLLLLSEDLTSVICGVERHQLPDNPERFSYIASVLGSEGFNSGTHSWDVDVGENTRWNVGVMTESLQRKGDPTSRSGLWFFCYEPGKCSAFTTPLPFTLVRVKQKLQKFCECVNLFWDGIK
- the LOC134460527 gene encoding zinc-binding protein A33-like encodes the protein MASSLEKDLTCPVCSDIFKDPVVLSCSHSVCNICVQHYWESKGSMQCPVCKNKSSEAPTSSYALKNLCELYLKEKGNAHGHGRCKEHKKHLKLFCHNDQELLCQLCEDSKAHKGHKCSSISKAVTDFKEELMVKLQKKMKDYEKARDDCHRTIMHIKTQSKQTEKHIKKIFSDLHQYLRDEEKARIAALKEDEKLKSQLMKKQVDKITSLPESIKAIREEMAADDITFLQNYRSTVERAQCSLKDPEKLSGALINVATHLGNLKFKVWEKMQEIVQYSPVTLDPNTAHTGLMLSEDLTNVKRSDEKQQLPDNPERFDRYFTVVGSEGFDSGTHCWDVEVGENSCWGVGVMTESVQRKGECATKNGQWYFWYKDGKYWACATPHPSFLLAVRQKPQRIRVQLNWDRQELVFSDPDSNTHLHTLEDTFSERVFPYLNTGEFPLKILPVKVSIAATQQLS